One part of the Bdellovibrio sp. KM01 genome encodes these proteins:
- the fumC gene encoding class II fumarate hydratase: MSFRTEKDTMGDVQVPADKFWGAQTQRSTENFKIGGDRFPREMIRALGILKKSAALTNQKLGILDAKKADVIVKAADEVISGKLDAHFPLVVWQTGSGTQTNMNANEVIANRAMDMMGVKLPSKDIHPNDDVNKGQSSNDTFPTAMHIAVGEQVYHRLIPMMEKLYLALSAKQKEFNDIVKIGRTHLMDATPLTLGQEFSGYSTQIKHGIHRIKNTLPHLHELALGGTAVGTGLNTHPKFAVEAAAEIARETKIPFVSAENKFEALASHDALVEVSGALNTIAVSLMKIANDIRLLGSGPRCGIGELHLPENEPGSSIMPGKVNPTQCEAMTMVCAQVMGNHVAVTIGGATGHFELNVFKPVIVFNVLNSIRLISDACESFVDHCVSGIEANQKQIKKHLDNSLMLVTALNPKIGYDNSAKIAKTAHKNGTTLREEAINLGLLSGEEFDKLVRPEDMVGR; the protein is encoded by the coding sequence ATGAGTTTCCGTACAGAGAAAGACACCATGGGGGACGTGCAAGTCCCAGCTGATAAATTTTGGGGAGCACAAACCCAACGTTCGACAGAAAATTTCAAGATCGGTGGCGATAGATTTCCGCGCGAGATGATTCGTGCCTTGGGTATCCTTAAAAAAAGTGCTGCCCTGACAAATCAAAAGCTGGGCATTTTGGATGCGAAGAAAGCGGACGTTATCGTCAAAGCCGCTGATGAAGTGATCTCTGGAAAACTCGATGCGCATTTTCCATTGGTCGTGTGGCAAACAGGTTCGGGCACTCAGACCAATATGAATGCCAATGAAGTTATCGCCAATCGCGCAATGGATATGATGGGCGTAAAACTTCCATCAAAAGATATCCACCCGAACGACGACGTGAACAAAGGCCAATCCTCGAATGATACTTTCCCAACAGCGATGCACATTGCGGTGGGAGAGCAGGTTTATCATCGTCTGATTCCGATGATGGAAAAACTTTATCTGGCTCTTTCGGCCAAACAAAAGGAATTCAATGACATCGTTAAGATCGGTCGCACGCATTTGATGGATGCAACTCCGCTTACGTTAGGACAAGAGTTTTCGGGCTACTCGACACAAATAAAGCACGGCATTCACCGAATCAAAAACACTCTGCCGCATCTTCATGAGCTGGCATTGGGTGGAACGGCCGTTGGAACGGGGCTTAATACTCATCCAAAATTCGCCGTCGAAGCCGCTGCCGAAATTGCGCGCGAGACGAAAATTCCATTCGTATCTGCAGAAAATAAATTTGAAGCCTTGGCAAGTCATGATGCCTTGGTTGAAGTGAGCGGGGCATTAAACACCATCGCCGTTTCATTGATGAAAATCGCGAATGACATTCGCTTGTTGGGTTCTGGACCGCGATGTGGTATTGGAGAGCTACATTTACCAGAAAACGAGCCTGGCAGTTCGATTATGCCGGGCAAAGTGAATCCCACTCAGTGCGAGGCCATGACTATGGTCTGTGCGCAGGTGATGGGAAATCACGTCGCTGTGACTATCGGAGGAGCGACGGGGCACTTTGAATTGAACGTGTTTAAGCCTGTGATCGTGTTTAACGTATTAAACTCAATACGTTTGATCTCAGATGCCTGTGAGTCGTTTGTCGATCACTGTGTCTCGGGAATTGAAGCGAATCAGAAGCAAATAAAAAAGCACCTCGACAATTCGTTGATGCTGGTAACGGCGCTGAATCCTAAGATTGGGTACGACAACTCGGCGAAAATCGCCAAAACTGCCCACAAAAATGGCACTACGCTGCGCGAAGAAGCCATCAATCTTGGACTCCTCAGCGGCGAAGAAT